One window of the Longimicrobiaceae bacterium genome contains the following:
- a CDS encoding sigma-54 dependent transcriptional regulator produces MSGAEARERVLLVEDDDSLRALVCEVLEANGYHVAAAANAREALETLQSQAVDLVVTDLMMPGMRGEELLAEVRGAFPEIPVIAVTAFGSIEGAVALTRAGAADYLTKPFGTPALLAAVARVLEESRSRREQARARRTAGGYLAGLIGRSRPMVRLFERVARIARSPASVLITGETGTGKELFAHALHRASGRGSFVPVNCGAIPEHLIESELFGHVRGAFTNADRDRVGLVQAADGGTLFLDEVAELPLHLQPKLLRFLQSGEFRRVGDVETRHSDARVVAATHRELEQRIRDGAFREDLYYRIHVLRLEIPALRERATDIPLLAERFLAEFAEREGREEMRFSPAALSALVAYSWPGNVRELRNVVERAAVLAHSAEVSPEDLPSELAVAGLRNERVRAAAERHLTLAELEREYTLEVLRRCGGNRSRAAEELGVPRRTLYRRLEEYGLLPQADRA; encoded by the coding sequence GTGTGCGAGGTGCTGGAAGCGAACGGCTATCACGTGGCCGCCGCCGCCAACGCGCGCGAGGCGCTGGAGACGCTGCAGAGCCAGGCGGTGGACCTGGTGGTCACCGACCTGATGATGCCCGGCATGCGCGGCGAGGAGCTGCTGGCGGAGGTCCGCGGCGCGTTCCCCGAGATCCCCGTGATCGCGGTGACCGCCTTCGGCTCCATCGAGGGGGCGGTGGCGCTGACCCGCGCCGGGGCGGCGGACTACCTCACCAAGCCGTTCGGCACCCCGGCGCTCCTGGCCGCGGTGGCGCGGGTGCTGGAAGAGTCGCGCTCCCGGCGCGAGCAGGCGCGCGCGCGCCGGACGGCGGGAGGGTACCTGGCGGGACTCATCGGCAGGAGCCGACCCATGGTCCGGCTCTTCGAGCGCGTCGCCCGCATCGCCCGGTCGCCCGCCTCGGTGCTCATCACGGGCGAGACGGGGACGGGGAAGGAGCTCTTCGCCCACGCGCTGCACCGGGCCAGCGGTCGCGGCTCCTTCGTACCGGTGAACTGCGGGGCGATCCCCGAGCACCTCATCGAGTCGGAGCTGTTCGGCCACGTGCGCGGGGCGTTCACCAACGCCGACCGCGACCGGGTGGGGCTGGTGCAGGCCGCCGACGGCGGCACGCTCTTCCTGGACGAGGTGGCCGAGCTGCCGCTCCACCTGCAGCCCAAGCTGCTGCGGTTCCTCCAGTCCGGCGAGTTCCGGCGGGTGGGCGACGTGGAGACGCGGCACTCGGACGCCCGGGTAGTCGCCGCGACGCACCGGGAGCTGGAGCAGCGGATCCGCGACGGCGCCTTCCGCGAGGACCTTTACTACCGGATCCACGTGCTCCGGCTGGAGATCCCCGCGCTCCGGGAGCGTGCCACCGACATCCCCCTCCTGGCGGAGCGCTTCCTGGCCGAGTTCGCCGAGCGCGAGGGGAGGGAGGAGATGCGCTTCTCCCCCGCCGCGCTCTCCGCGCTGGTCGCCTATTCCTGGCCCGGCAACGTCCGCGAGCTGCGCAACGTGGTGGAGCGCGCGGCCGTGCTCGCCCACTCCGCGGAGGTGAGCCCGGAGGACCTCCCCTCCGAGCTGGCGGTGGCGGGGCTGCGCAACGAGCGGGTCCGCGCCGCCGCGGAGCGGCATCTCACCCTGGCCGAGCTGGAGCGCGAGTACACGCTGGAGGTGCTCCGGCGCTGCGGCGGGAACCGGTCCCGCGCCGCGGAGGAGCTGGGGGTCCCCCGCCGCACGCTCTACCGCCGCCTGGAAGAGTACGGGCTCCTCCCCCAGGCCGACCGGGCCTGA